TTTAATTTATTATAAATGGTTATAAAAAAAGAAACTATTATTAGTTTCTTAATTTTTATTATCACATTCCTTTAATATATTCAATTCTATATCGTCTATTATACTATTGTTATGATGATTTTTTATTAAAAATAAAAATCTATCATCATACCCATATTGTTTCAATAAATTACATCCTATCTCTCCATGATTATAATACATATTAACATTTTTAAATTTGTTAAATGCTCTAATTTTTCCATTTGTTATTTTATGCAATATAACCATTATAGCTTTATCTATTGGATTCATTGTACTATATATCTTACCTATATCATGTAACAATGCAACTTTTATCAATTTAAATGATTGTAATTTTCTTTTGTTACAATTTGTTTCTACATCTCTAGCTACATTTATGCAATGCTTTTGTTCATATGTAGGTAATTTATTAAATAACTGTAATTCATAAGTTTTTAAATAAGTTTTTAGGAAATCTACATCTTTATCATTAAGTTTAGCAACTATTGATCTGTAAAACTGCTTTATTCTATATAGTGACAATGTAGTTCTCCCTTCATATTTAAACTTTTTTATTAATTTACCCATTTAATTTAGTATATTTATTACTTTACAACTAATTTTTAACGAAATAAAAAACAGTCTATATTAGACTGTTTTTTTGGTGGAGATAAAGGGAATCGAACCCTTGACCCCCTGCGTGCAAGGCAGGTGCTCTCCCAGCTGAGCTATATCCCCATATGGTGGACCTTCAGGGACTCGAACCCCGGACCGACCGGTTATGAGCCGGTAGCTCTAACCAGCTGAGCTAAAGATCCATATTTATCTGGCGACGACCTACTCTTCCACAAGGTCACCCCTGCAGTACCATCGGCGCATTGAAGCTTAACCTTCGTGTTCGGTATGGGAACGGGTGTTACCTTCATGCCATAATCACCAAATTTATAAGGTATTAACCTTACTATAAAAGTATACCAAGCTATAGTTAACTTGTCAATACATTTTATGAGATATTCTCTCAAAATTGCACAGTGTTTTCGCATTTTATTATTTTATCTTGGTCAAGCCCTCGACTTATTAGTATTAGTCAGCTGAACATGTTACCATGCTTACACCTCTAACCTATCAACCTGGTGGTCTTCCAGGAGTCTTACTTACATCGCACTTACGTGCGAGTAATGGGAAATCTCATCTTAGGGTGGGCTTCACGCTTAGATGCTTTCAGCGTTTATCCCTTCCAAACATAGCTACCCAGCGATGCCACTGGCGTGACAACTG
This window of the Clostridium estertheticum genome carries:
- a CDS encoding HD domain-containing protein; the encoded protein is MSLYRIKQFYRSIVAKLNDKDVDFLKTYLKTYELQLFNKLPTYEQKHCINVARDVETNCNKRKLQSFKLIKVALLHDIGKIYSTMNPIDKAIMVILHKITNGKIRAFNKFKNVNMYYNHGEIGCNLLKQYGYDDRFLFLIKNHHNNSIIDDIELNILKECDNKN